A stretch of the Panthera uncia isolate 11264 chromosome D1, Puncia_PCG_1.0, whole genome shotgun sequence genome encodes the following:
- the LOC125912412 gene encoding solute carrier family 22 member 20 encodes MAFTDLLDRLGGVGRFQVIYTGLLLLPCSLLACHNFLQNFTAAVPRHHCQGPANHTAAATNDSGAWLRAVVPLDRLGDPEPCRRFKEPQWALLSPNTSVRGAATEGCRDGWVYDRSVFPSTIVMEWDLVCEARPLRDLAQSIYMAGVLVGAIVFGGLADRLGRKGPLVWSYLQLAVSGAATAYFGSFGAYCVFRFLMGMTFSGIILNSLSLVVEWMPTRGRTVAGVLLGYSFTLGQLILAGVAYVIRPWRWLQFAVSVPFLIFFLYSWWLPESSRWLLLHGKSQLAVENLRKVAVMNGRMEEGERLTKEVVTSYIQSEIASVCPSNSVLDLFRTPAIRKITCCLMVVWFSNSLAYYGLAIDLQKFGLSIYLVQVLFGVIDIPAMLVATTTMIYVGRRATVASFLLLAGFMVIANMFVPEDMQALRMAQAALSKGCLASSFICVYLFTGELYPTEIRQMGMGFASVSARFGGLTAPLVTTLGEFSTVLPPLGFGATSILAGLAVCFLAETRNAPLVETIEAMERRVRQGLRKEDAEEKTEEISLQQLGASPLKETI; translated from the exons ATGGCCTTCACAGACCTGCTGGACCGCCTAGGCGGAGTGGGTCGCTTCCAGGTCATCTACACgggcctgctgctgctgccctgcAGCCTGCTGGCCTGTCACAACTTCCTGCAGAACTTCACGGCTGCCGTGCCTCGCCACCATTGCCAGGGCCCCGCCAACCACACTGCGGCCGCCACCAACGACTCGGGGGCCTGGCTCAGGGCCGTCGTACCCCTGGACCGCCTGGGGGACCCCGAGCCATGCCGGCGCTTCAAGGAGCCTCAGTGGGCCCTCCTGAGCCCCAACACGTCTGTCCGCGGGGCGGCCACGGAGGGCTGCAGGGACGGCTGGGTCTATGACCGCAGCGTTTTCCCGTCCACTATCGTGATGGAG tGGGATCTGGTGTGTGAGGCCCGCCCCCTCCGCGACCTCGCTCAGTCCATCTACATGGCCGGCGTGCTGGTGGGCGCCATCGTGTTTGGTGGCCTCGCGGACAG GCTGGGCCGCAAGGGCCCCCTGGTCTGGTCCTACCTGCAGCTGGCAGTTTCGGGGGCCGCCACGGCATACTTCGGTTCCTTCGGTGCCTACTGTGTCTTCCGGTTCCTGATGGGCATGACCTTCTCCGGCATCATCCTCAACTCCCTCTCCCTGG TCGTGGAGTGGATGCCCACCCGGGGCCGGACCGTGGCGGGGGTCTTGCTGGGATACTCCTTTACCTTGGGTCAGCTCATCCTGGCCGGAGTGGCATACGTGATCCGCCCCTGGCGGTGGCTACAGTTTgctgtctctgttcctttcctcatcttcttcctctATTCTTG GTGGCTGCCAGAGTCTTCCCGATGGCTCCTGCTCCATGGCAAGTCCCAGCTAGCTGTGGAGAACCTTCGGAAGGTGGCTGTTATGAATGGGAGaatggaggaaggggaaaggctGACAAAAGAG GTGGTGACCTCCTACATCCAGAGTGAAATAGCAAGTGTCTGCCCTTCCAACTCAGTCTTGGACCTCTTCCGAACCCCGGCCATCCGAAAGATCACGTGCTGTCTCATGGTGGTCTG GTTCTCCAACTCCTTGGCTTACTACGGGCTGGCCATAGACCTGCAGAAGTTTGGACTCAGCATATACCTGGTCCAGGTCCTGTTTGGGGTCATAGACATCCCGGCCATGCTGGTAGCCACCACCACCATGATTTACGTGGGCCGCCGGGCCACAgtggcttccttcctcctcctggcgGGGTTCATGGTGATCGCGAACATGTTTGTGCCAGAAG ACATGCAAGCCTTGCGCATGGCCCAGGCGGCACTCAGCAAAGGCTGCCTGGCCAGTTCCTTCATCTGTGTGTACCTGTTCACGGGCGAGCTGTACCCCACAGAGATCAG GCAGATGGGGATGGGCTTTGCTTCGGTCAGTGCCCGCTTTGGGGGTCTGACTGCACCCCTGGTCACCACGCTTGGGGAGTTCAGCACCGTCCTGCCGCCCTTGGGCTTCGGGGCCACCTCGATCCTGGCCGGCCTGGCTGTCTGCTTCCTGGCTGAGACCCGCAACGCACCCCTGGTGGAGACCATCGAGGCCATGGAGAGGAG